The Citrifermentans bemidjiense Bem genome window below encodes:
- a CDS encoding lysylphosphatidylglycerol synthase transmembrane domain-containing protein: protein MFKEKLDKKLLVGLAISALCLLLLFRKIDFGKMAAAFAGMDYRYLAPAIILTFVSYYFRALRWKFLLEPIKKTRLSNLFPSTLIGYMANNLLPARLGELVRAYVLGRKEGIDTSAVFASLVVDRLCDGFTVLLVLVATFFTIRLPAGKEGMQQGLVTGGYVTFILYLGVLLFLALLRKRTDWTLALVTRLLAPFSAKASEKAASLLGSFISGVRMPAGTAGMAATAATSFLIWGAAIWPIDLLLRAFGVELPLTASMFIMVFLVFAVMVPASPGFVGTYHLACVTALSAFDIVGERALSIAIVIHALGFLPVIPAGLFCLWRDKLSLKQIGENNESGART from the coding sequence TTGTTCAAGGAAAAACTAGATAAGAAACTCTTGGTCGGCCTCGCGATCAGCGCGCTTTGCCTGTTGTTGCTCTTCAGGAAGATCGATTTCGGCAAGATGGCGGCGGCCTTCGCCGGAATGGACTACCGCTACCTGGCCCCCGCAATCATCCTCACCTTTGTCAGCTACTACTTCCGAGCGCTGCGCTGGAAGTTCCTCCTGGAGCCCATCAAGAAGACCCGGCTCTCCAACCTTTTCCCTTCCACCCTGATCGGATACATGGCGAACAACCTGCTCCCGGCCAGACTGGGCGAGCTGGTGCGCGCCTACGTCCTCGGGCGCAAGGAGGGGATCGACACCTCCGCCGTCTTCGCCTCGCTGGTGGTGGACCGGCTCTGCGACGGCTTCACCGTACTTTTGGTGCTGGTCGCGACCTTCTTCACCATCCGGCTTCCCGCCGGAAAGGAGGGGATGCAGCAGGGGCTTGTCACCGGCGGTTATGTCACCTTCATCCTCTACCTCGGGGTTTTGCTGTTCCTGGCGCTTTTAAGGAAGCGGACCGACTGGACCTTGGCGCTCGTCACCCGGCTTCTGGCGCCTTTTTCCGCAAAAGCCTCCGAAAAGGCCGCGTCGCTTCTGGGCTCCTTCATCTCAGGCGTCCGGATGCCGGCCGGGACGGCCGGCATGGCGGCGACGGCCGCCACTTCGTTCTTGATCTGGGGCGCTGCGATTTGGCCGATAGATCTGCTGCTGCGTGCCTTCGGCGTTGAGCTTCCGCTGACGGCTTCCATGTTCATCATGGTGTTCCTGGTCTTTGCCGTAATGGTGCCGGCCTCGCCCGGGTTCGTCGGGACTTATCATCTTGCCTGCGTCACGGCGCTCTCAGCCTTTGACATCGTCGGCGAGCGCGCGCTGAGCATCGCCATAGTCATTCACGCCCTGGGCTTTTTGCCGGTGATCCCGGCCGGACTCTTCTGCCTTTGGCGGGACAAGCTGTCCCTGAAGCAAATCGGCGAAAACAACGAATCAGGAGCGCGTACGTGA
- a CDS encoding bifunctional riboflavin kinase/FAD synthetase produces MVIFRSISDIKEKLRHPAVTIGNFDGVHLGHREIFRRVRERAAELSGVSVVVTFVPHPLKVLGAHKGIRLITTRREKEFLIESAGIDYLLEIPFDREFAAVPAADFVQKVLVDAIGVESLVIGYDYAFGRGREGNVQLLRGMGERYGYSVEVLDPISNGATVYSSTKVRDMVSKGDVEGVVGVLGRHYAITGTVVHGHQRGRGLGFPTANLAMEKDLLPAAGVYAVKVCIGSDLLDGACNIGTNPTFGNGALSLEVFLFDLDRDLYGLEVTVFFIERLREERRFDDLQALKEQIALDVSRCRGILHDAEPVGAGDWGPLKCCK; encoded by the coding sequence ATGGTTATTTTCAGAAGCATCTCCGACATAAAGGAAAAACTGCGCCACCCGGCGGTCACCATCGGCAACTTCGACGGAGTTCATCTGGGGCACCGCGAGATCTTCCGGAGGGTGCGCGAACGGGCTGCAGAACTTTCCGGGGTCTCGGTGGTGGTGACCTTCGTGCCGCACCCGCTGAAGGTGCTCGGCGCCCACAAGGGGATCCGGCTCATCACCACACGCCGCGAGAAGGAGTTCCTCATCGAGTCAGCCGGGATCGACTACCTCTTGGAGATCCCCTTCGACCGGGAGTTCGCCGCGGTTCCCGCCGCCGATTTCGTGCAAAAGGTGCTGGTGGACGCCATCGGGGTCGAAAGCCTCGTCATCGGCTACGATTACGCCTTTGGCCGCGGCAGGGAAGGGAACGTGCAGTTGCTGCGCGGGATGGGCGAGCGTTACGGCTACAGCGTCGAGGTGCTGGACCCCATCTCCAACGGCGCCACGGTCTACAGCTCAACCAAGGTCCGCGACATGGTGAGCAAGGGCGACGTGGAAGGGGTGGTCGGCGTCCTGGGGCGGCATTACGCCATCACCGGCACCGTGGTGCACGGCCACCAGCGCGGCCGGGGGCTAGGCTTTCCCACCGCGAACCTCGCCATGGAGAAGGACCTCCTTCCGGCGGCGGGAGTCTACGCGGTCAAGGTCTGCATCGGCAGCGACCTTTTGGATGGCGCCTGCAACATAGGAACGAACCCCACCTTCGGCAACGGGGCGCTTTCGCTGGAGGTATTCCTCTTCGACCTCGACCGCGACCTCTACGGTCTGGAGGTCACCGTGTTCTTCATCGAGAGGCTCAGGGAGGAGCGCCGTTTCGACGACCTTCAGGCGCTCAAGGAACAGATCGCGCTGGACGTTTCGCGCTGCCGGGGCATCTTGCATGATGCAGAACCGGTCGGGGCCGGCGACTGGGGCCCCCTTAAGTGCTGCAAGTAA
- the tatC gene encoding twin-arginine translocase subunit TatC, whose translation MVQEKVLPFMEHLVELRKRLIVCVVAIVIGMGVAWNFSTDLLKFVEQPLTGKTYLTDIKNSVYEKVKERYPQAYQQFKLGEQHDVAQKPRMLNYSAPLEPFFVQCKISMLAGMVIVLPVLFHQLWLFVAPGLTRKERRMVVPFVTTASLAFCVGAMFFLVIIWPVIINFSLSYEATGLQSWYNISAYINFCLRLILMFGLIFELPILALLLARFGIINYKMLATRRKYALLASAIVAAFHADLITMFVIMLPLYFMYEVSVWVALLFGKKKAPQVEAEPAEA comes from the coding sequence ATGGTTCAAGAAAAAGTTCTGCCCTTCATGGAACATCTGGTCGAACTTAGGAAGCGGCTCATCGTCTGCGTGGTCGCCATCGTGATCGGCATGGGGGTCGCCTGGAACTTCTCCACCGACCTCCTGAAGTTCGTCGAACAGCCGCTGACCGGAAAGACTTACCTCACCGACATAAAGAACAGCGTCTATGAAAAGGTGAAGGAGCGCTACCCGCAGGCGTACCAGCAGTTCAAGCTGGGCGAGCAGCACGACGTGGCGCAGAAGCCGCGCATGCTGAACTACAGCGCGCCTTTGGAGCCTTTCTTCGTTCAGTGCAAGATCTCGATGCTGGCCGGGATGGTCATCGTGCTTCCCGTTCTCTTCCATCAGCTCTGGCTCTTCGTGGCGCCCGGCTTGACCCGCAAGGAAAGGCGGATGGTGGTCCCCTTCGTCACCACGGCGTCGCTTGCCTTCTGCGTCGGGGCGATGTTCTTTCTGGTCATCATCTGGCCGGTCATCATCAACTTCTCGCTTTCCTACGAGGCGACCGGGCTGCAGAGCTGGTACAACATCTCGGCCTACATAAATTTCTGCCTGCGCCTCATCCTGATGTTCGGGCTGATCTTCGAACTCCCTATCCTTGCGCTGCTTCTGGCGCGCTTCGGCATCATCAACTACAAGATGCTGGCCACGCGCAGGAAGTACGCCCTTTTGGCGAGCGCCATCGTCGCCGCCTTTCATGCCGACCTCATCACCATGTTCGTGATCATGCTGCCTCTGTACTTCATGTACGAGGTCAGCGTCTGGGTGGCCCTTCTCTTCGGGAAGAAGAAGGCGCCGCAGGTGGAGGCGGAACCGGCTGAGGCTTAA
- the rnr gene encoding ribonuclease R has product MRKGKDAVMRLLAKGEPIPYRQMLKALNISRRDRDQLDQQLDFLVESGEIVKMPGRIYALAGSGDSVRGKLSVHRDGYGFVMPEEGGEDLFVPARYLTEYMNGDIVEAQVVSTRRDGKREGRVTALVQRGVTEIVGRFEAIGKGGRVIPDDPKLGRDLFVTPGAAGGAAKARDGQIVLAQITAYPAGARPLEGRITEVLGEANDPEVEALTVIKKYELPHVFDEKVLEEAQKQPQQVTEEAVAGRTDLRERLTVTIDGETARDFDDAVSVAREGDKIRLWVSIADVSHYVVEGSRLDTEAYLRGTSVYFPDRCIPMLPEELSNGICSLNPQVDRLTMTAEMLFDAAGERVDARFYTSVIKSAARLTYTTVKRILVDRDLEAVEQNAHLVEDLKVMEDLSLRLNAVRRTRGSIDFDLPEPQIILDLQGETTAIVRAERNLAHRIIEEFMLAANEAVAGFLENTPVPSLYRVHENPDPLKLKDLAEFVFGFGYILKLQDEKVNPLELQRLLAEVEGKPEERLINEVLLRCMKQARYSAENLGHYGLAAGSYTHFTSPIRRYPDLVVHRILKRVLSQKMKQVDKDRLEARLPETAAHTSKRERVAMEAEREMVDLKKMQFMRDKIGEEYDGYITGVAPFGLFVELVDLFVEGMVPVATLPMDYYVHLEKSHALVGERTRAMYRIADKIRVKVSAVNEARKQVEFSLVGTLEKRPIEPIQDVRNSYDRIPVKGKRPKPRRR; this is encoded by the coding sequence ATGCGCAAGGGTAAGGACGCGGTCATGAGGCTTTTGGCCAAGGGGGAACCGATCCCGTACCGGCAGATGCTGAAGGCTCTCAATATATCCCGACGCGACCGGGATCAGTTGGACCAGCAACTGGACTTCCTGGTCGAGTCCGGGGAGATCGTCAAGATGCCGGGGCGCATCTACGCGCTGGCCGGCTCCGGCGACAGCGTGCGCGGCAAGCTCTCGGTCCACCGCGACGGCTACGGCTTCGTCATGCCTGAAGAGGGAGGGGAGGATCTTTTCGTTCCCGCGCGCTATCTCACCGAGTACATGAACGGCGACATAGTGGAGGCCCAGGTGGTCTCGACGCGCCGCGACGGGAAGCGGGAGGGGAGGGTGACCGCCCTGGTGCAGCGGGGCGTCACAGAGATCGTCGGGCGCTTCGAGGCGATCGGCAAGGGGGGGAGGGTGATCCCCGACGACCCGAAACTGGGGCGGGACCTCTTCGTCACCCCGGGTGCCGCCGGCGGCGCGGCCAAGGCCAGGGACGGGCAGATCGTGCTGGCGCAGATCACCGCCTACCCCGCGGGCGCGCGTCCGCTGGAGGGAAGGATAACGGAGGTGCTGGGCGAGGCCAACGACCCCGAGGTCGAGGCGCTTACCGTGATCAAGAAGTACGAGCTCCCCCACGTCTTCGACGAGAAGGTGTTGGAGGAGGCGCAGAAGCAGCCCCAGCAGGTGACCGAAGAGGCCGTGGCCGGCCGCACCGACCTGCGCGAAAGGCTCACCGTCACCATCGACGGCGAGACGGCGCGCGACTTCGACGACGCGGTTTCGGTCGCCCGGGAAGGTGACAAGATCCGGCTCTGGGTCTCCATAGCGGACGTCTCCCACTACGTCGTCGAGGGCTCAAGGCTCGACACCGAGGCGTACCTGAGGGGGACCTCGGTCTATTTCCCCGACCGCTGCATCCCCATGCTTCCGGAAGAGCTATCCAACGGGATCTGCTCGCTGAATCCGCAGGTGGACCGCCTCACCATGACCGCGGAGATGCTCTTCGACGCCGCCGGCGAGCGGGTCGACGCCCGCTTCTACACGAGCGTCATCAAGAGCGCCGCGCGCCTTACCTACACGACGGTGAAGCGGATACTGGTGGACCGAGATCTGGAGGCGGTCGAGCAGAACGCCCATCTTGTTGAAGATCTCAAGGTCATGGAGGATCTTTCGCTGCGCCTGAACGCGGTGCGCCGCACCAGGGGGAGCATCGACTTCGACCTCCCCGAGCCCCAGATCATCCTCGACCTGCAGGGGGAGACGACCGCCATCGTAAGGGCCGAGAGAAACCTCGCCCACCGCATCATCGAGGAGTTCATGCTCGCTGCAAACGAAGCGGTGGCTGGGTTCCTGGAGAACACGCCGGTCCCGTCCCTGTACCGGGTGCACGAGAACCCGGACCCGCTGAAGTTGAAGGATCTCGCCGAGTTCGTCTTCGGCTTCGGCTATATCCTGAAGCTGCAGGACGAAAAGGTGAACCCGCTGGAGCTGCAGAGGCTCCTGGCCGAGGTGGAGGGAAAACCGGAGGAGCGCCTGATCAACGAGGTGCTTTTACGCTGCATGAAGCAGGCGCGCTACAGCGCCGAGAACCTCGGGCACTACGGCCTTGCGGCGGGAAGTTACACCCACTTCACCTCGCCCATCCGCCGCTACCCCGACCTCGTGGTGCACCGCATCCTGAAGAGGGTGCTGTCGCAGAAGATGAAGCAGGTGGACAAGGACCGGCTTGAGGCGAGGCTCCCCGAGACCGCGGCGCATACCTCCAAGAGGGAGCGGGTCGCCATGGAGGCGGAGCGGGAGATGGTGGACCTCAAAAAGATGCAGTTCATGCGGGACAAGATCGGCGAGGAGTACGACGGCTACATCACCGGCGTCGCCCCCTTTGGGCTCTTCGTCGAGCTGGTGGACCTTTTCGTGGAGGGGATGGTCCCGGTTGCCACGCTCCCCATGGACTACTACGTGCACCTGGAGAAGAGCCACGCCCTCGTGGGGGAGAGGACCCGCGCCATGTACCGCATCGCGGACAAGATCAGGGTCAAGGTGTCCGCCGTCAACGAGGCGCGCAAGCAGGTGGAGTTCTCGCTGGTGGGGACCCTGGAAAAACGCCCCATCGAGCCGATCCAGGATGTCAGGAACAGCTATGACCGGATACCGGTCAAGGGTAAGCGCCCCAAGCCCCGGCGGCGCTGA
- a CDS encoding lytic transglycosylase domain-containing protein, protein MFNRTAIAAAAVLFCTALPASALTFKPADEALASAASRMQAKDYRTAKEAASKVNDKGVRSFMVGMAAARLEQWEEAAAQLPAAAEGYPILADYALYYQGLSLAKLERHDQALTPLYRLLKHYPESRLVRAALILYADTLAAAGHYNEAQQSYATFVERYPSGSDSISALYGSALCKEKLGDPIAAAKVLRGIYLNYPASSFSDKSARDLQRLTGAGTKVDPYTSAELFKRCGTLYGLGRYLQAAEAYAEIPLSGESADFVAKLKLKKGQALYKARHYQQAQATFSNISGARHESDLWLARTLDKTGEQDQAFKLYMQLAQDRDSGNAGQEALLEAAYLKRFQRKWSEALPLFKQYLTAVQQKPSNVLWESAWASYQSRNYEDAAAQFKKLTEREDLRDKSLYWLGKTLAATGDAKGAQQALSTLAAEFPLGYYALISNNHAGEELPLPPKSITEALPMPSGFEREKALISLGFYDEAVRELSIGKKNRSAAGIARLYLEMENFNGAFHAMSNEKPKRGDKDNATIWGVAYPLAYKEDVARHAAANAIPESLVYAVMRQESNYFPAALSPVGAVGLMQIMPATAEAMSKGDSKRLTTPELNIRLGTRHLKDLLDSYDRNLTLAIAAYNAGSGNVKRWQKGYGHLPQDEFVESIPFKETREYVKKVVTGMEMYQRLYRLPPYQQPNLQKKVNPASGHPGEQKVAQAISGH, encoded by the coding sequence ATGTTTAACCGCACCGCCATTGCCGCAGCCGCCGTACTTTTCTGCACCGCCCTTCCCGCCTCAGCACTGACCTTCAAGCCCGCCGACGAAGCACTGGCAAGCGCCGCCTCCCGCATGCAGGCCAAGGATTACCGTACTGCCAAAGAAGCTGCGTCGAAAGTAAACGACAAAGGCGTCCGCAGCTTCATGGTCGGCATGGCGGCGGCCCGGCTGGAGCAGTGGGAAGAGGCGGCAGCACAGCTTCCCGCCGCGGCGGAGGGGTACCCGATCCTCGCCGATTACGCGCTCTACTACCAGGGGCTCTCCTTGGCCAAGTTGGAGCGGCACGATCAGGCTCTGACTCCCTTGTACCGGCTCCTCAAACATTACCCGGAAAGCCGCCTGGTGCGCGCAGCGCTCATCCTGTACGCCGACACCCTCGCGGCGGCGGGCCATTACAACGAGGCTCAACAAAGTTACGCCACCTTCGTCGAGCGCTACCCGTCCGGCAGCGACTCCATCTCCGCGCTCTACGGCTCCGCCCTTTGCAAGGAGAAGCTTGGCGACCCGATTGCGGCGGCGAAAGTCCTGCGCGGCATCTATCTCAACTACCCCGCCTCCTCCTTTTCCGACAAGTCCGCCCGCGACCTGCAAAGGTTAACCGGCGCCGGGACCAAGGTCGATCCGTACACCAGCGCCGAACTCTTCAAGCGCTGCGGCACGCTGTACGGACTGGGACGCTATCTGCAGGCGGCAGAGGCCTACGCGGAGATACCGCTTTCCGGGGAGAGCGCCGATTTCGTCGCCAAGCTCAAGCTGAAGAAGGGACAGGCGCTCTATAAGGCAAGGCACTACCAGCAGGCGCAGGCGACCTTCTCCAACATCTCCGGCGCCCGCCACGAATCAGATCTCTGGCTGGCGCGGACCCTGGACAAGACCGGGGAGCAGGACCAAGCCTTCAAACTGTACATGCAGCTGGCGCAGGACCGGGACAGCGGGAATGCCGGCCAGGAGGCGCTCCTGGAGGCGGCATACCTGAAAAGGTTCCAGCGCAAGTGGAGCGAGGCGCTGCCGCTTTTCAAGCAATACCTGACAGCCGTCCAGCAGAAACCTTCCAACGTGCTCTGGGAGTCCGCCTGGGCCAGCTACCAGTCCCGCAATTACGAAGATGCCGCCGCGCAGTTCAAAAAGCTCACCGAGCGCGAAGACCTGCGGGACAAGTCGCTCTACTGGCTGGGCAAGACCCTCGCCGCCACCGGCGACGCCAAAGGTGCGCAGCAGGCGTTATCGACCCTGGCAGCGGAATTCCCGCTCGGGTACTACGCCCTGATCAGCAACAACCACGCGGGGGAAGAGCTTCCGCTCCCCCCAAAGAGCATCACCGAGGCGCTCCCCATGCCTTCTGGTTTCGAGCGGGAAAAGGCGCTGATCTCGCTCGGATTTTACGATGAGGCGGTCAGGGAACTCTCGATCGGCAAGAAGAACAGGAGTGCTGCGGGGATCGCCCGGCTCTACCTGGAGATGGAGAACTTCAACGGCGCCTTCCACGCCATGTCCAATGAGAAGCCAAAGCGCGGCGACAAGGACAACGCCACCATCTGGGGGGTCGCCTACCCGCTCGCGTACAAAGAGGACGTGGCGCGCCACGCAGCCGCCAACGCCATACCGGAAAGCCTCGTCTACGCCGTCATGCGCCAGGAGAGCAACTACTTCCCGGCGGCTCTCTCGCCCGTCGGCGCCGTAGGTCTCATGCAGATCATGCCCGCCACAGCCGAAGCGATGTCGAAAGGGGATTCGAAGCGCCTGACCACCCCGGAGCTGAACATAAGGCTCGGGACCAGGCACCTTAAAGACCTGCTGGATAGCTACGACCGCAACTTAACCCTCGCTATCGCCGCCTACAACGCAGGGTCCGGCAACGTGAAACGGTGGCAGAAAGGGTACGGGCATCTGCCCCAGGACGAATTCGTGGAGAGCATCCCCTTCAAGGAGACGCGCGAGTACGTGAAGAAAGTGGTGACGGGCATGGAGATGTACCAGCGTTTGTACCGCCTTCCCCCTTACCAGCAGCCGAACCTGCAGAAGAAGGTGAACCCTGCAAGTGGGCATCCCGGCGAGCAGAAAGTAGCGCAGGCGATTTCGGGACATTAG
- a CDS encoding Hsp70 family protein, which yields MQIVFGIDFGTTNSALSIYRNNKVEVVNVDELNAGSALMRSVLYFTEDQEIFAGQEAINTYINEGAAGRFMQSIKTFLPNSSFESTEVFGRKYGIDDLVAIILRKIKKRGEEYVGCSVDTVVLGRPVLFSEDPAKDALAQKRLEQAGRKAGFKQIYFQWEPVAAALAYEESLAAGEEKLVFIGDFGGGTSDFTVIKVRGGDFARSDRRSDVLSLGGVYTAGDKFDSQIMWERIAKYFGRGVRYKGMGKDELFDIPLSIIYTLCQWHRIPLLRARKTREQIRLIKHAATDKQAIENLEHLIGDNYGFFLFQSIEKAKCELSDQELSHVRFSERDLCIEEPVTRQAFEEMNGENLAKIAGCVDEVVRESGVPHSQIDTVFLTGGTSRIPMIRRLFEERFGAEKLENKNAFTSVAHGLGTSVPLFVAS from the coding sequence ATGCAGATAGTTTTTGGTATCGATTTTGGCACCACCAATTCCGCCCTCTCCATCTACCGCAATAACAAAGTCGAAGTCGTGAACGTGGACGAACTGAACGCAGGCAGCGCACTGATGCGCTCGGTACTGTACTTCACCGAGGATCAGGAGATCTTCGCCGGACAAGAGGCGATCAACACCTACATCAACGAAGGCGCGGCAGGCAGATTCATGCAGTCGATAAAGACCTTCCTTCCCAACAGCAGCTTTGAAAGCACCGAGGTCTTTGGCAGGAAGTACGGCATCGACGATCTGGTAGCGATCATCCTGAGGAAGATCAAGAAAAGGGGCGAAGAGTACGTCGGCTGCAGCGTCGACACGGTAGTGCTGGGGCGGCCCGTGCTCTTTTCCGAGGACCCGGCGAAAGACGCACTGGCCCAAAAGCGCCTGGAGCAGGCGGGCCGCAAGGCAGGCTTCAAGCAGATCTACTTCCAGTGGGAGCCGGTGGCGGCCGCACTGGCTTACGAGGAATCGCTGGCCGCGGGCGAGGAAAAGCTCGTCTTCATCGGGGACTTCGGCGGAGGCACCTCCGACTTCACCGTCATCAAGGTGCGCGGCGGCGACTTTGCCCGCTCCGACCGCCGCAGCGACGTCCTTTCGCTGGGAGGCGTCTATACGGCCGGGGACAAGTTCGATTCTCAGATAATGTGGGAGCGGATAGCCAAGTACTTCGGCCGGGGTGTCAGATACAAAGGAATGGGAAAGGACGAACTGTTCGACATACCACTCAGCATCATCTACACCCTGTGCCAGTGGCACAGAATTCCGCTTTTGAGAGCAAGGAAAACCAGGGAACAGATCAGGCTGATCAAGCATGCAGCGACAGACAAGCAAGCCATAGAGAACCTTGAGCACCTGATCGGCGACAACTACGGCTTCTTCCTGTTCCAGTCCATAGAGAAGGCAAAATGCGAGCTCTCAGATCAAGAGCTGAGTCACGTCCGCTTCAGCGAGCGCGATCTCTGCATAGAGGAACCGGTAACCAGGCAGGCTTTCGAGGAGATGAATGGCGAGAATCTCGCTAAAATCGCGGGCTGCGTAGACGAGGTAGTGAGAGAATCCGGCGTCCCGCACAGCCAAATCGACACCGTCTTTCTTACCGGCGGCACGTCGCGCATTCCGATGATACGCAGGCTGTTCGAGGAGCGTTTCGGCGCGGAGAAGTTGGAGAACAAGAATGCCTTTACCAGTGTCGCCCACGGATTGGGGACCAGCGTCCCGCTCTTCGTGGCATCGTGA
- a CDS encoding response regulator: protein MASAIRTESVGAGTEKQRGENLPRLLMVDDELAVLRFLRAALNTGEFRLYEAQNGHAALAAAAAVRPDIILQDLGLPDMDGVEVIKRIREWSQVPIIVLSVRDSDDDKVGALDAGADDYLIKPFSVAELQARIRVSLRRSLQQAPEPVYRCNELEVDLALRRVLLSGKEVQVTPTEYELLRLLVTHAGRVLTHSQILKQIWGVAYVEQQNVLRVNIRNLRQKIEPDPSRPFYITTEVGVGYRLRSE from the coding sequence ATGGCTAGTGCAATAAGGACGGAATCCGTTGGAGCGGGTACTGAAAAACAAAGAGGGGAAAACCTTCCGCGCCTGCTCATGGTGGATGATGAGTTAGCGGTATTGCGCTTTCTGCGAGCGGCATTGAATACCGGAGAATTCAGGCTGTACGAGGCGCAGAATGGACACGCCGCTCTCGCGGCCGCAGCTGCGGTCAGGCCCGACATCATCCTGCAGGACCTGGGTCTTCCCGACATGGACGGGGTCGAGGTGATCAAGAGGATCCGGGAGTGGTCCCAGGTTCCCATCATCGTGCTTTCGGTCCGGGACAGCGACGACGATAAGGTGGGCGCCCTCGACGCCGGTGCGGACGACTACCTGATCAAGCCCTTCAGCGTCGCAGAGTTGCAGGCCCGCATCCGTGTTTCGCTCAGAAGGAGCTTGCAGCAAGCGCCCGAGCCGGTGTACCGCTGCAACGAGCTGGAGGTTGACCTGGCGCTGCGCCGGGTGCTGCTTTCAGGGAAGGAGGTTCAGGTAACACCCACCGAATACGAGCTCCTGCGCCTGCTGGTGACTCATGCTGGCAGAGTTCTAACGCACAGCCAGATCCTCAAACAGATATGGGGAGTTGCCTACGTAGAGCAGCAAAACGTCCTGCGGGTCAACATACGTAACCTGCGCCAGAAGATCGAGCCGGATCCATCCCGGCCGTTCTACATCACCACAGAGGTCGGGGTGGGGTATCGGCTTCGCAGTGAGTAA